Within the Anaerotignum faecicola genome, the region GCCCTGTTCCTGCTGATAGTCCAGTCTTTTTAATGCACAGTTATATTTTTGTGCAATACCTGCCGTCTGGAATACCACATTTTCCAACTCCTGTTTATTTTTCGCTGTATTTAAAAACACCACAGTCACAAGAAACATTCTTTCATTTCTTGACTGTAAATCTTCCAGAAGTCTTTTCGCTTCCCCTCCGTATGTATTCAGGTCAGATGGAATAATATCCATATCATATCCGGAACGTACCGCTTTTTTCTGTTCCTCGATTTTCATGCGGTTAATGTCCGTAACCTTACTCTTGACCAGTTTGATTGCTTTCATCTGGTCGATGGACTGGATATGCAGATTAACAAGCAGGTTACAGTCCATTTCCAGAAATTCAGCAAGCATTTTATCCGTCAGCTCTGGTGCCAGAATCTGCAGATAGCATACTGCTCCGATGGTATCTCCCATCTGAAAATCCTTTCCATTTTTGAACAGGAAACTGGATGGTGCAATATAATCCTTTGTATTCAGCCCGGTACGCAGCATATCATCATAGCTGAACTTGAATGGCACTTTGACATTCTGGTTGAATGTTTCATACATGATCTGCAAACGCTCCGCACCATTTAACGGATACGCAGATACCCCAAAAACCTTAAAATTATTGAGTATATCTGTTTCGATACGTTCCAGTTTTGGTTTTGCTTCCCGGATATTGTCAGCTTCAATTCCAAATGTAATGTACTTGGTTCTGACAAGACCATTATTTCCTTTTGCCAACTGATTTCTGAGCATCTGGGCAAACTCCATACGCAGATCATCAAAACTGTCATTCTGCTTTTTGATACGGATCACATCTTCATATTCTGTCATGTTGCTGTGATGATTGATAAAGGACAACTGAAAATGGATGGTGCTGTCAAAATAATTCAGGAAATCACACCAGTTCTCAAAAATCGCATTTTTATCCTCATTCTGTGCCAACTGATAGTTGATATCATAAAAACGAATCGTCTTTGAATAATACCCATCCTCCACACGACAGATTCCGTCTTTTCCCATTTCCCTGTATGGAATGGACTGCTGTGCGGTAATATCTTTCCCTTTATTTCTACTGTCTTTATTCGTACTGGATATTTTCTTTACAGTACCTTTTTTTCCACTGGATTTTACAGAACCCGACGGCTTTGTCTTTTTTTTATGCTTTTCTTCTTTCTTTGCCTGTTTCTGTGCCGCCTTTTCTTCACGAGCAGCCTGTTTTGCCGCCTGCTTCGCAAGTTTTCTTTCTTCTTTTTCGTGTGCCTTATGTAATTTCATTTCATATTTCTGGGCTTTTTTCCAGGCACGTTTTTCCCGTCTGCTTAATTTACGTCTTGGTCTGCGGACACCTCGGTGTCGCTCCAGTGCTTCATACCCC harbors:
- a CDS encoding VirB4-like conjugal transfer ATPase, CD1110 family yields the protein MVTGYEALERHRGVRRPRRKLSRREKRAWKKAQKYEMKLHKAHEKEERKLAKQAAKQAAREEKAAQKQAKKEEKHKKKTKPSGSVKSSGKKGTVKKISSTNKDSRNKGKDITAQQSIPYREMGKDGICRVEDGYYSKTIRFYDINYQLAQNEDKNAIFENWCDFLNYFDSTIHFQLSFINHHSNMTEYEDVIRIKKQNDSFDDLRMEFAQMLRNQLAKGNNGLVRTKYITFGIEADNIREAKPKLERIETDILNNFKVFGVSAYPLNGAERLQIMYETFNQNVKVPFKFSYDDMLRTGLNTKDYIAPSSFLFKNGKDFQMGDTIGAVCYLQILAPELTDKMLAEFLEMDCNLLVNLHIQSIDQMKAIKLVKSKVTDINRMKIEEQKKAVRSGYDMDIIPSDLNTYGGEAKRLLEDLQSRNERMFLVTVVFLNTAKNKQELENVVFQTAGIAQKYNCALKRLDYQQEQGLMSSLPLGKNWIPIKRALTTTSTAIFVPFTTQELFMGGESIYYGLNALSNNLIMADRKKLKNPNGLILGTPGSGKSFAAKREITNVFIVTKDDIIICDPEGEYFPLVRAFNGQVIRISPTSHDYINPMDININYADDDDPLSLKSDFILSLCELVVGGKNGLEPVEKTIIDRCVRLVYQDYLSDPVPEKMPILEDLYNLLRKQEEAESQRLATALEIYVNGSLKVFNHRTNVELNNRLVCFDIKDLGKQLKKLGMLIVQDQVWNRVTVNRSAHKSTRYYIDEFHLLLKEEQTAAYSVEIWKRFRKWGGIPTGITQNVKDLLASREIENIFENSDFILMLNQASGDRQILAKQLNISTHQLSYVTNSGEGEGLIFYGNTIIPFKDRFDNTLMLYALMSSKPEDVEKREKLGIKGRDDS